A part of Streptomyces sp. NBC_01235 genomic DNA contains:
- a CDS encoding LutC/YkgG family protein, producing MTMNGRETVLSAVKGALSGVPDSERPDDVIPSQGRRADHAGPDVVGLFAERAAEYRATVVRVPPSDAAAAVGRALARTGARSLVVPPGLPEDLVPEGPWSLLTDVPPLTVGQLDAADAVVTTVAVAIAVTGTVTLDHGAGQGRRVLTLLPDQHICVVRADQIAPDVPEALRLLDPTRPLTLISGPSATSDIELDRVEGVHGPRTLDIVVVEDA from the coding sequence ATGACGATGAACGGCCGCGAGACCGTCCTGAGCGCGGTCAAAGGAGCGCTGTCCGGCGTGCCGGATTCCGAGCGCCCCGACGACGTGATTCCTTCGCAGGGTCGCCGTGCCGACCACGCCGGACCCGACGTCGTCGGGCTGTTCGCCGAGCGTGCCGCCGAGTACCGCGCCACGGTGGTCCGTGTTCCGCCGTCCGATGCCGCGGCGGCGGTCGGTCGCGCTCTGGCCCGCACCGGAGCACGGTCCCTGGTGGTACCGCCCGGGCTTCCCGAGGACCTGGTCCCGGAAGGCCCCTGGTCCCTGCTGACGGATGTCCCGCCGCTGACCGTCGGACAACTCGACGCGGCGGATGCCGTGGTCACCACCGTCGCCGTCGCCATCGCCGTCACCGGCACCGTGACCCTTGACCACGGTGCGGGGCAGGGCCGGCGGGTCCTGACCCTGCTTCCGGACCAGCACATCTGCGTGGTCCGGGCGGACCAGATCGCTCCCGACGTACCCGAGGCACTGCGCCTGCTCGATCCCACCCGCCCGCTGACTCTGATCTCCGGCCCCTCGGCCACCAGCGACATCGAACTGGACCGTGTCGAGGGCGTGCACGGGCCCAGGACTTTGGACATCGTCGTGGTGGAGGACGCGTAG
- a CDS encoding LutB/LldF family L-lactate oxidation iron-sulfur protein encodes MSGADNVVWLGAPAFPEAARTALADTRLRANLRRATGTIRDKRLAVAAELEDWEELRETAASVKRHTLRHLDHHLLRLEKAVTAAGGVVHWASDAAEANRIVTALVKATGGGDIEKHEVVKVKSMATQEIGLNEALADAGIRAYETDLAELIVQLGGDRPSHILVPAIHRGRSEIREIFRREMGEWGRPAPEDLTDEPRDLAEAARLHLREKFLRAKVAVSGANFAAADTGTIAVVESEGNGRMCLTLPETLITVMGIEKVLPSFADLDVFLQLLPRSSTGERMNPYTSLWTGVTEGDGPRNFHLVLLDNGRTATLADEVGRQALACIRCSACLNVCPVYERTGGHAYGSVYPGPIGAVLTPQLVGIENAASLPFASTLCGACYDACPVKINIPEVLVHLRAEAVEAKRRDRLLPTTEALAMKAAGAVLGSPRRLAAVQRLAAMGARLVARDGRIGALPGPFARWSGTRDTPAPARESLRAWWRRTRPPTSEDSGTTAERKG; translated from the coding sequence GTGAGCGGTGCCGACAACGTCGTATGGCTGGGCGCCCCGGCCTTCCCCGAGGCGGCGCGCACCGCGCTCGCCGACACCCGGCTGCGGGCGAACCTGCGCCGGGCGACCGGCACCATCCGGGACAAGCGCCTGGCGGTCGCCGCCGAACTGGAGGACTGGGAGGAACTGCGGGAGACGGCCGCGTCGGTCAAGCGTCACACCCTCCGTCATCTCGACCACCATCTCCTGCGCCTGGAGAAGGCGGTGACCGCCGCGGGGGGAGTGGTTCACTGGGCGTCGGACGCCGCCGAGGCCAACCGCATCGTGACCGCCCTGGTGAAGGCGACCGGCGGCGGTGACATTGAGAAGCACGAGGTCGTCAAGGTCAAGTCGATGGCGACCCAGGAGATCGGCCTCAACGAGGCGCTCGCGGACGCGGGCATCCGCGCCTACGAGACCGACCTCGCGGAACTCATCGTGCAGCTGGGCGGCGACCGCCCGTCGCACATCCTCGTGCCCGCCATCCACCGGGGCCGCTCCGAGATCCGGGAGATCTTCCGCCGGGAGATGGGGGAGTGGGGCAGGCCCGCCCCCGAGGACCTCACCGACGAGCCCCGCGACCTCGCCGAGGCCGCCCGGCTCCACCTGCGGGAGAAGTTCCTGCGGGCCAAGGTCGCCGTCTCCGGCGCCAACTTCGCGGCCGCCGACACCGGAACGATCGCGGTGGTGGAGTCGGAGGGCAACGGGCGGATGTGCCTGACCCTGCCGGAGACCCTGATCACCGTCATGGGCATCGAGAAGGTCCTGCCGTCCTTCGCCGACCTGGACGTGTTCCTCCAGCTCCTGCCCCGCTCGTCGACCGGCGAGCGGATGAACCCGTACACCTCGCTGTGGACCGGCGTCACCGAGGGCGACGGTCCCCGGAACTTCCACCTGGTGCTGCTCGACAACGGCCGCACCGCCACCCTCGCCGACGAGGTGGGCCGCCAGGCCCTCGCCTGCATCCGCTGCTCGGCGTGCCTCAACGTCTGCCCGGTGTACGAGCGCACGGGGGGTCATGCCTACGGTTCGGTCTACCCCGGGCCGATCGGCGCCGTCCTGACCCCGCAGCTCGTCGGCATCGAGAACGCGGCCTCACTGCCCTTCGCCTCGACCCTGTGCGGCGCCTGTTACGACGCCTGCCCCGTGAAGATCAACATCCCCGAGGTACTGGTCCATCTGCGCGCCGAGGCCGTGGAGGCCAAGCGCCGGGACCGACTGCTCCCCACAACCGAGGCACTTGCCATGAAGGCCGCGGGTGCCGTCCTGGGCTCACCGCGGCGGCTGGCCGCCGTACAGCGGCTCGCTGCCATGGGAGCCCGGCTGGTGGCCCGTGACGGCCGGATCGGCGCACTGCCCGGTCCGTTCGCCCGCTGGTCGGGCACCCGGGACACCCCGGCGCCGGCCCGCGAGTCCCTGCGCGCCTGGTGGCGCCGTACGCGACCACCCACGAGCGAAGACAGCGGTACGACGGCGGAGAGGAAGGGATGA
- a CDS encoding (Fe-S)-binding protein, translating into MRIALFITCFNDTMFPRTGRAVTELLERLGHTVEFPQGQTCCGQMHFNTGYRPETLPMVRRFAEVFAGYDAVVAPSGSCAGMVRDHHRVVAAQYGDAALAEAVEHVVPTVYELSELLVDVLGVTDVGACFPHRVTYHPTCHSLRMLRVGDRPLRLLRAVKGIDLVELPAAESCCGFGGTFALKNADVSNAMLADKMRHVQNTGAEFLSAGDNSCLTHIGGGLSRLRTGVGTMHLAEILASTEGDLR; encoded by the coding sequence ATGCGCATAGCCCTCTTCATCACCTGCTTCAACGACACGATGTTCCCCCGCACCGGTCGCGCGGTGACCGAACTGCTGGAACGCCTCGGCCACACCGTGGAGTTCCCGCAGGGCCAGACCTGCTGCGGCCAGATGCACTTCAACACCGGTTACCGCCCCGAGACCCTGCCCATGGTCCGCCGCTTCGCCGAGGTCTTCGCGGGCTACGACGCCGTCGTCGCCCCCTCCGGGTCCTGCGCGGGCATGGTGCGCGACCACCATCGTGTGGTGGCCGCCCAATACGGCGACGCCGCGCTCGCCGAGGCGGTCGAGCACGTCGTCCCGACGGTGTACGAGCTGTCGGAACTCCTCGTCGACGTCCTCGGCGTCACCGATGTCGGCGCCTGCTTCCCCCACCGCGTCACCTACCACCCGACCTGCCACTCGCTGCGCATGCTGCGGGTCGGCGACCGGCCGCTCAGGCTGCTGCGCGCCGTGAAGGGCATCGACCTCGTCGAACTGCCCGCCGCAGAGTCCTGCTGCGGCTTCGGCGGCACGTTCGCGCTGAAGAACGCCGACGTGTCCAACGCCATGCTCGCCGACAAGATGCGCCATGTGCAGAACACCGGCGCCGAGTTCCTGTCCGCGGGCGACAACTCCTGCCTCACCCACATCGGCGGCGGCCTGTCCCGGCTCCGTACCGGCGTCGGCACGATGCACCTGGCCGAGATCCTGGCCTCCACGGAAGGGGACCTGCGGTGA
- a CDS encoding amidohydrolase family protein: protein MTGAETVPGIVDAHHHMWDLSVRDQDWISGDELAPLRRDFTLADLAPEARAAGVTATVLVQTITVPEETPEFLALAADSDLVAGVVGWTDLTAPDVAETLARLRAGFGGEHLVGIRHQVQGEPDPRWLVRPEVLRGLSAVADAGLVHDLVVKPHQLAAAVEAAERLPGLTFVLDHLGKPPIASGELGPWAQQIRRLAALPNTVCKLSGMVTEADWGSWTTAALVPYADTVLDAFGPGRLMFGSDWPVCRLAATYAQVIAVARELTAGLGPAERHDVFTGTAVRTYDLPVTARPAPLQETPCA from the coding sequence GTGACCGGAGCGGAGACCGTGCCCGGCATCGTGGACGCCCACCACCACATGTGGGACCTGTCCGTCCGCGACCAGGACTGGATCAGCGGAGACGAACTCGCCCCGCTGCGACGCGACTTCACCCTCGCGGACCTGGCACCGGAGGCCCGTGCGGCCGGTGTCACCGCCACCGTGCTGGTGCAGACGATCACCGTACCGGAGGAGACCCCGGAGTTCCTGGCCCTGGCCGCCGACAGCGACCTGGTCGCCGGGGTCGTCGGCTGGACCGACCTGACCGCCCCCGATGTCGCCGAGACCCTCGCGAGGCTGCGCGCGGGTTTTGGAGGGGAGCACCTGGTGGGCATCCGCCACCAGGTGCAGGGCGAGCCGGATCCGCGCTGGCTCGTACGTCCCGAGGTTCTGCGTGGCCTTTCCGCGGTCGCCGATGCGGGACTCGTCCACGACCTCGTGGTGAAGCCCCACCAACTCGCGGCGGCCGTCGAGGCCGCGGAGCGCCTGCCAGGCCTCACCTTCGTCCTCGACCACCTCGGCAAGCCGCCCATCGCGTCCGGCGAACTCGGCCCCTGGGCGCAGCAGATCCGGCGCCTCGCCGCCCTCCCCAATACCGTCTGCAAACTCTCCGGCATGGTCACCGAAGCCGACTGGGGCTCGTGGACCACCGCGGCCCTCGTGCCGTACGCCGACACCGTGCTCGACGCCTTCGGACCCGGGCGGCTGATGTTCGGCTCCGACTGGCCCGTCTGTCGGCTCGCCGCCACGTACGCCCAAGTGATCGCCGTCGCACGCGAGTTGACGGCCGGGCTCGGGCCGGCCGAGCGCCATGACGTCTTCACCGGCACGGCCGTGCGGACCTACGACCTGCCCGTCACCGCACGGCCGGCCCCACTCCAGGAAACCCCATGCGCATAG
- a CDS encoding L-rhamnose mutarotase, whose product MRVALHTKVRADRIEPYEAAHREVPEELTAAIRAAGVREWTIRRCGSPRERSRAWGGADLFHVPEAEDCRTTIVELDKLPVNIAWQARTADLLDVVHDYPAQGADASLPVVWER is encoded by the coding sequence ATGAGGGTTGCCCTGCACACCAAGGTCCGCGCCGACCGCATCGAGCCGTACGAGGCCGCGCACCGCGAGGTGCCCGAGGAACTCACCGCCGCCATCCGCGCCGCGGGGGTGAGGGAATGGACGATCCGGCGGTGTGGGTCCCCGCGCGAGCGGAGCCGAGCGTGGGGAGGCGCGGACCTGTTCCATGTGCCGGAGGCCGAGGACTGCCGGACGACGATCGTCGAACTCGACAAGTTGCCCGTCAACATCGCCTGGCAGGCCCGGACGGCCGACCTGCTCGACGTCGTCCACGACTACCCCGCGCAGGGCGCGGACGCCTCGCTGCCGGTGGTGTGGGAACGGTGA
- a CDS encoding aldo/keto reductase: MRTTGLGGSAVPVSELALGCAALGNLFHPVTDEAAHDTVEAAWDAGVRTFDTAPHYGLGLSERRLGAALRDRPRDTYTLSTKVGRLLVPNPQGGAGDDLAHGFAVPATHRRVWDFSADGVLRSLEASLERLGVDRVDVALLHDPDDHADQALREAYPALDRLRAEGVIGAIGVGTNQSALPARFLRETDIDVVLLAGRYTLLEQDSLTDLLPEAAARGRSVVIGGVFNSGLLTAPRPGATYDYAPAPQPVLDRALRLLAVCERHGVPLRAAALRFPFGHPAVVSVLTGARTPEEVRDTVEQLRRPIPDALWDELRAEGLLDPDTPVPAPNGAATPTGEAMPSKEPS, from the coding sequence GTGAGGACCACCGGGCTGGGCGGCAGCGCGGTACCGGTCTCGGAACTGGCGCTGGGCTGTGCCGCCCTCGGCAACCTCTTCCACCCGGTCACCGACGAGGCCGCCCACGACACGGTGGAGGCGGCCTGGGACGCCGGTGTCCGCACCTTCGACACCGCGCCCCACTACGGTCTCGGCCTGTCGGAACGGCGGCTCGGCGCGGCGCTGCGCGACCGCCCCCGTGACACCTACACGCTCTCCACCAAGGTGGGCCGGCTTCTCGTGCCGAATCCGCAGGGCGGCGCCGGCGACGACCTCGCCCATGGCTTCGCCGTCCCGGCCACCCACCGCCGGGTCTGGGACTTCAGCGCCGACGGAGTGCTGCGCTCCCTGGAGGCGAGCCTGGAACGTCTCGGCGTCGACCGCGTCGACGTGGCCCTGCTGCACGACCCCGACGACCACGCCGACCAGGCGTTGCGCGAGGCGTACCCGGCGCTGGATCGGCTACGCGCCGAAGGCGTGATCGGAGCGATCGGCGTCGGGACGAACCAGTCCGCCCTGCCCGCCCGGTTCCTGCGTGAGACGGACATCGACGTGGTGCTGCTGGCCGGCCGCTACACCCTCCTGGAACAGGACTCGCTCACCGACCTGCTCCCGGAGGCAGCCGCCCGCGGCCGGAGCGTGGTCATCGGAGGGGTGTTCAACTCCGGGCTGCTGACGGCCCCCCGGCCCGGCGCCACATACGACTACGCACCCGCTCCGCAGCCGGTCCTCGACCGGGCGCTGCGGCTCCTCGCGGTCTGCGAACGCCACGGCGTGCCGCTGCGTGCCGCCGCGCTGCGCTTCCCGTTCGGCCATCCCGCGGTCGTGAGCGTCCTGACCGGCGCGCGCACTCCCGAGGAGGTGCGCGACACGGTGGAGCAGCTGCGACGCCCGATTCCGGACGCCCTGTGGGACGAACTGCGCGCCGAGGGACTGCTGGACCCGGACACACCGGTCCCCGCACCAAACGGGGCAGCCACGCCGACCGGGGAAGCCATGCCGTCGAAGGAACCGTCATGA
- a CDS encoding SDR family NAD(P)-dependent oxidoreductase, with product MTGLSGLRAAVTGGASGIGLSTARALAAQGAAVAVLDLDPGGVSEPLLGLKADVSDDVSVRAAVEQAAERLGGLDILVNNAGIGAVGTVEDNPDEQWHRVLDVNVLGIVRTTRAALPHLRRSAHAAVVNTCSIGATAGLPQRALYCASKGAVLSLTLAMAADHVREGIRVNCVNPGTADTPWVSRLLDAADDPEAERAALNARQPLGRLITADEVAAAIVYLASPAAASVTGTALAVDGGMQGLRLRPVDRS from the coding sequence ATGACCGGTCTGTCAGGGCTCAGGGCCGCCGTCACCGGGGGCGCGTCCGGCATCGGGCTGTCCACGGCCCGCGCACTGGCGGCGCAGGGTGCGGCAGTGGCCGTGCTCGACCTCGATCCGGGCGGCGTCAGCGAACCGCTGCTCGGCCTGAAGGCAGACGTCAGCGACGACGTCTCCGTGCGCGCCGCCGTGGAACAGGCTGCCGAGCGGCTCGGCGGCCTGGACATCCTCGTGAACAACGCGGGCATCGGCGCGGTGGGCACCGTCGAGGACAACCCGGACGAGCAGTGGCACCGGGTCCTGGACGTCAACGTCCTCGGCATCGTCCGCACCACGCGCGCCGCCCTTCCCCACCTGCGCCGCTCCGCGCACGCGGCGGTCGTCAACACGTGCTCGATAGGCGCCACCGCGGGACTGCCTCAGCGCGCCCTGTACTGCGCCAGCAAGGGTGCGGTCCTCTCACTGACTCTCGCCATGGCCGCCGACCACGTCCGCGAGGGCATCCGCGTCAACTGCGTCAACCCCGGCACCGCCGACACACCATGGGTATCGCGGCTGCTGGACGCGGCCGACGATCCCGAGGCCGAGCGCGCGGCCCTCAACGCCCGCCAGCCCCTGGGACGCCTGATCACCGCCGACGAGGTGGCGGCCGCCATCGTCTACCTGGCGAGTCCGGCCGCGGCGTCCGTCACCGGCACCGCGCTCGCGGTGGACGGCGGCATGCAGGGACTGCGGCTGCGCCCGGTGGACCGGTCGTGA
- a CDS encoding L-fuconate dehydratase, whose translation MTTTSARITAVDTYDVRFPTSRELDGSDAMNPDPDYSAAYVVLRTDAGDGHEGHGFTFTIGRGNDVQVAAIGALRPHLVGRSVEELCADPGSVNRDLIGDSQLRWLGPEKGVMHMAIGAVVNAVWDLAAKRAGLPLWRLLAHADPEWLVSQVDFRYIADVLTPEDALQLLREGRTGLAEREAVLLERGYPGYTTSPGWLGYSDEKLTRLAKQAVADGFTQIKLKVGADLADDIRRMRTARAAVGEEIRIAIDANQRWNVDEAVEWTKALAEFDPYWIEEPTSPDDILGHAAVRRGVAPVKVATGEHVQNRIVFKQLLQAGAIDVLQIDAARVGGVNENLAILLLAAKFGVPVCPHAGGVGLCELVQHLSMFDYLALSGTTENRVIEYVDHLHQHFTAPVVIRDGHYTAPLAPGFSATMRQESIVEYRYPDGTFWVADRAAQEEVA comes from the coding sequence TTGACTACAACCTCCGCCCGGATCACCGCCGTCGACACCTACGACGTCCGCTTCCCCACCTCGCGGGAACTGGACGGCTCCGACGCGATGAACCCGGACCCCGACTACTCCGCCGCCTATGTCGTGCTGCGCACAGACGCCGGCGACGGGCACGAGGGCCACGGCTTCACCTTCACCATCGGACGCGGCAACGATGTCCAGGTCGCCGCGATCGGCGCCCTGCGGCCCCACCTCGTGGGCCGCTCGGTGGAAGAGCTGTGCGCCGACCCCGGCTCGGTCAACCGCGACCTGATCGGGGACAGCCAGCTGCGCTGGCTCGGCCCCGAGAAGGGCGTGATGCACATGGCCATCGGCGCCGTCGTCAACGCCGTGTGGGACCTGGCCGCCAAGCGCGCCGGACTGCCCCTGTGGCGGCTGCTCGCCCATGCCGACCCCGAGTGGCTGGTCTCCCAGGTCGACTTCCGCTACATCGCCGACGTCCTCACTCCGGAGGACGCCCTCCAACTGCTGCGCGAGGGCCGCACCGGGCTCGCGGAGCGCGAGGCCGTCCTGCTGGAGCGCGGCTACCCCGGCTACACCACCTCACCGGGCTGGCTCGGCTACTCCGACGAGAAGCTCACCCGGCTGGCCAAGCAGGCCGTCGCCGACGGCTTCACCCAGATCAAGCTCAAGGTCGGCGCCGACCTCGCCGACGACATCCGCCGCATGCGCACCGCCCGCGCCGCCGTCGGCGAGGAGATCCGCATCGCCATCGACGCCAACCAGCGCTGGAACGTGGACGAGGCGGTCGAGTGGACCAAGGCGCTCGCCGAGTTCGACCCGTACTGGATCGAGGAGCCCACCAGCCCCGACGACATCCTCGGCCACGCCGCCGTCCGCCGGGGCGTCGCCCCCGTGAAGGTCGCCACCGGCGAACACGTGCAGAACCGCATCGTCTTCAAGCAGCTCCTCCAGGCCGGCGCCATCGACGTCCTCCAGATCGACGCGGCCCGCGTCGGCGGAGTCAATGAGAACCTCGCGATCCTGCTGCTCGCCGCGAAGTTCGGGGTGCCGGTGTGCCCGCACGCCGGCGGCGTCGGCCTGTGCGAGCTGGTGCAGCACCTGTCGATGTTCGACTACCTGGCGCTGTCCGGCACCACCGAGAACCGCGTGATCGAGTACGTCGACCACCTCCACCAGCACTTCACGGCGCCCGTGGTCATCCGCGACGGCCACTACACCGCGCCGCTCGCGCCGGGCTTCTCGGCCACCATGCGGCAGGAGTCCATCGTCGAATACCGCTACCCGGACGGCACGTTCTGGGTCGCCGACCGCGCAGCTCAGGAGGAGGTGGCATGA
- a CDS encoding fumarylacetoacetate hydrolase family protein: MKLLRVGAPGQERPAVLTDDGRLLDLSSVTPDIDGVFLASGGVERARAAVAAGEPAELDQDGLRIGPPVTRPGKVICVGLNYRDHAAETGAAIPARPVVFMKDPGTVVGPYDEVLIPRGSVKTDWEVELAVVIGRRARYLDGPEAARAVIAGYAISHDVSEREFQLEYSPQWDLGKSCETFNPLGPWLVTADEAGDPQNLGLHLSVNGVKRQDGHTSDMIFPVDHIVSYLSQYMVLEPGDVINTGTPAGVALGLPGTPFLRPGDTVELSVDGLGSQRQTFAQA, translated from the coding sequence GTGAAACTGCTACGAGTCGGCGCCCCCGGTCAGGAGCGGCCCGCTGTCCTTACCGACGACGGCCGGCTGCTGGACCTGTCCTCAGTGACCCCGGACATCGACGGGGTCTTCCTCGCCTCCGGGGGAGTGGAGCGGGCCCGCGCGGCCGTCGCGGCGGGAGAGCCGGCCGAGCTCGACCAGGACGGTCTGCGGATCGGCCCACCCGTCACCCGCCCCGGCAAGGTCATCTGCGTCGGTCTCAACTACCGCGACCACGCTGCCGAGACGGGCGCGGCGATTCCCGCGCGCCCAGTGGTGTTCATGAAGGACCCGGGCACGGTCGTCGGCCCGTACGACGAGGTGCTGATCCCCCGAGGCTCGGTCAAGACCGACTGGGAGGTCGAGCTGGCGGTCGTCATCGGACGGCGGGCCCGCTACCTCGACGGCCCCGAGGCCGCGCGCGCCGTGATCGCGGGCTATGCGATCAGCCATGACGTCTCGGAGCGCGAGTTCCAGCTGGAGTACTCGCCGCAGTGGGACCTGGGCAAGTCCTGCGAGACCTTCAACCCGCTCGGCCCGTGGCTGGTCACCGCCGACGAGGCCGGCGACCCGCAGAACCTCGGTTTGCACCTGAGCGTCAACGGCGTGAAGCGGCAGGACGGCCACACCAGCGACATGATCTTCCCGGTCGACCACATCGTGTCGTACTTGAGCCAGTACATGGTCCTGGAACCGGGGGACGTGATCAACACCGGTACGCCCGCGGGCGTGGCTCTGGGGCTTCCCGGCACTCCCTTCCTGCGCCCCGGCGACACCGTCGAGCTTTCTGTCGACGGCCTCGGCAGCCAGCGCCAGACCTTCGCCCAAGCGTGA
- a CDS encoding sugar ABC transporter substrate-binding protein, whose amino-acid sequence MKLARTRSTAAAATAVLAVLALATACNRESTGSAASGGDKPAIGIDLPRSDSDFWNSYAQYIEKDVKSDGIKALPISNSQNDVTKLVANVQVFQNTGAKAVVMAPQDTGAIASTLDTLASKKIPVVSVDTRPDKGDVYMVVRADNRAYGTKACEFLGKQLGGKGKVAEFQGALDSINGRDRSEAFAACMKQKFPGIKVFELPTDWKGDVASAKLQSLLAQHPDLNGIYMQAGGVFLQPTLALLEQKGLLKPAGQKGHISIISNDGIPQEFDAIRKGQIDATISQPADLYAKYALYYAKAAAEGKTFKPGATDHDSTIIKLPNGLEDQLPAPLVTKDNVDDKTLWGNNVG is encoded by the coding sequence ATGAAGCTCGCTCGCACCCGCTCCACCGCCGCAGCCGCCACCGCCGTCCTCGCGGTGCTGGCCCTCGCCACCGCGTGCAACCGCGAAAGCACCGGCTCGGCCGCCTCGGGCGGTGACAAGCCCGCCATCGGGATCGACCTGCCGCGCTCCGACTCCGACTTCTGGAACTCCTACGCGCAGTACATCGAGAAGGACGTCAAGTCCGACGGCATCAAGGCGCTGCCGATCAGCAACTCGCAGAACGACGTCACCAAGCTGGTCGCCAACGTGCAGGTGTTCCAGAACACCGGGGCCAAGGCCGTCGTCATGGCGCCCCAGGACACCGGCGCCATCGCCTCCACCCTCGACACCCTCGCGTCGAAGAAGATCCCCGTGGTCAGCGTCGACACCAGACCCGACAAGGGTGACGTCTACATGGTGGTCCGCGCCGACAACAGGGCGTACGGCACCAAGGCCTGCGAGTTCCTCGGCAAGCAGCTCGGTGGCAAGGGCAAGGTCGCCGAGTTCCAGGGCGCTCTGGACTCGATCAACGGGCGCGACCGCTCCGAGGCGTTCGCCGCATGCATGAAGCAGAAGTTCCCCGGCATCAAGGTCTTCGAGCTGCCCACCGACTGGAAGGGCGACGTGGCCTCCGCCAAGCTGCAGAGCCTGCTCGCCCAGCACCCCGACCTGAACGGCATCTACATGCAGGCCGGCGGCGTCTTCCTGCAGCCGACGCTGGCCCTGCTGGAGCAGAAGGGCCTGCTCAAGCCCGCCGGGCAGAAGGGTCACATCAGCATCATCTCCAACGACGGCATCCCGCAGGAGTTCGACGCCATCCGCAAGGGACAGATCGACGCCACGATCTCCCAGCCCGCCGACCTCTACGCCAAGTACGCGCTGTACTACGCCAAGGCCGCCGCCGAGGGCAAGACCTTCAAGCCGGGTGCGACCGACCACGACTCCACCATCATCAAGCTGCCCAACGGTCTCGAGGACCAGCTGCCCGCCCCACTGGTCACCAAGGACAACGTCGACGACAAGACCCTGTGGGGCAACAACGTCGGCTGA